One window of the Peromyscus maniculatus bairdii isolate BWxNUB_F1_BW_parent chromosome 18, HU_Pman_BW_mat_3.1, whole genome shotgun sequence genome contains the following:
- the LOC143269220 gene encoding uncharacterized protein LOC143269220 isoform X4, which translates to MFREAPQLDRTMSKKANSKSFTRRDSTQRLGVLPYPEEPGERGLLRTEPLDTARSAADHGHDGVADAANPAVCVEENMILLEKDEKESAVMCCEERLQDGCQRCSTSCCSSRKTRSRMPSWMPRKWGALLAD; encoded by the exons ATGTTCAGGGAGGCTCCCCAGCTAGACAGGACAATGTCAAAGAAAGCCAACTCCAAGTCCTTCACAAGAAGAGACAG TACACAGAGGTTGGGGGTTCTGCCATACCCAGAAGAACCAGGTGAACGTGGTTTACTGAGAACTGAACCGCTGGACACTGCAAGATCTGCAGCAGACCATGGACATGATGGAGTAGCAGATGCTGCTAACCCTGCTGTTTGT GTGGAAGAGAACATGATTCTGCTggagaaggatgagaaggaaTCGGCAGTCATGTGCTGTGAGGAGAGGCTACAGGACGGGTGCCAGAGATGCAGcaccagctgctgctccagcagaaAGACCAGGAGCAGAATGCCATCCTGGATGCCCAG
- the LOC143269220 gene encoding uncharacterized protein LOC143269220 isoform X5 → MFREAPQLDRTMSKKANSKSFTRRDSTQRLGVLPYPEEPGERGLLRTEPLDTARSAADHGHDGVADAANPAVCVEENMILLEKDEKESAVMCCEERLQDGCQRCSTSCCSSRKTRSRMPSWMPRLSGQ, encoded by the exons ATGTTCAGGGAGGCTCCCCAGCTAGACAGGACAATGTCAAAGAAAGCCAACTCCAAGTCCTTCACAAGAAGAGACAG TACACAGAGGTTGGGGGTTCTGCCATACCCAGAAGAACCAGGTGAACGTGGTTTACTGAGAACTGAACCGCTGGACACTGCAAGATCTGCAGCAGACCATGGACATGATGGAGTAGCAGATGCTGCTAACCCTGCTGTTTGT GTGGAAGAGAACATGATTCTGCTggagaaggatgagaaggaaTCGGCAGTCATGTGCTGTGAGGAGAGGCTACAGGACGGGTGCCAGAGATGCAGcaccagctgctgctccagcagaaAGACCAGGAGCAGAATGCCATCCTGGATGCCCAG